A single genomic interval of Lathyrus oleraceus cultivar Zhongwan6 chromosome 7, CAAS_Psat_ZW6_1.0, whole genome shotgun sequence harbors:
- the LOC127100774 gene encoding 60S ribosomal protein L44: MVNVPKTKKTYCKNKECKKHTLHKVTQYKKGKDSIAAQGKRRYDRKQSGYGGQTKPVFHKKAKTTKKIVLRLQCQGCKHVSQHAIKRCKHFEIGGDKKGKGTSLF; this comes from the exons ATG GTGAACGTTCCAAAGACGAAGAAAACATACTGCAAAAACAAGGAGTGCAAGAAGCACACCTTACACAAAGTTACCCAATACAAAAAGGGTAAAGACAGCATTGCTGCTCAAGGAAAGCGTCGTTATGATCGCAAACAATCTGGTTATGGTGGACAGACCAAGCCCGTCTTTCACAAAAAG GCTAAAACAACTAAGAAAATTGTCTTGAGGCTTCAGTGTCAAGGCTGCAAACATGTTTCCCAACACGCCATTAAG AGGTGCAAGCATTTTGAAATTGGTGGTGATAAGAAGGGAAAGGGAACATCTCTGTTTTAG